One genomic window of Acidobacteriota bacterium includes the following:
- a CDS encoding cupin domain-containing protein — protein MSKVNIAEKFSKITEYWKPYIGAELNGQAVKFDKIKGEFIFHHHDNEDEMFLVVKGRFRMEFLDHHEWIEEGEFIVVPRGVEHKPVAEEECWFLLFEPAGTLNTGNVASERTHRELERV, from the coding sequence ATGTCCAAGGTCAACATTGCCGAAAAATTCTCGAAGATAACGGAATACTGGAAGCCCTACATCGGTGCCGAACTCAACGGCCAGGCCGTGAAGTTCGACAAGATCAAGGGCGAGTTCATTTTTCATCATCACGATAACGAAGACGAAATGTTTCTGGTGGTGAAGGGCCGCTTCCGCATGGAATTTCTCGATCATCATGAGTGGATCGAGGAAGGTGAGTTTATCGTGGTGCCGCGCGGCGTCGAGCACAAACCGGTGGCCGAGGAAGAATGCTGGTTCCTGCTCTTCGAGCCTGCAGGCACTCTTAACACCGGGAATGTGGCCAGCGAGCGGACACACCGCGAACTGGAGCGAGTCTAA
- a CDS encoding ATP-dependent Clp protease ATP-binding subunit: protein MFERYTEKARRVIFFARYEASQFGSPYIETEHLLLGLLREDKALTNRFLRSHASVESIRKQIEGHTTIREKVSTSVDLPLSNECKRVLAYAAEEAERLSHKHIGTEHLLLGLLREEKCFAAEILHERGLRLSTIREELARTSQEKAQPQRGQRESSLLSEFSRDLTQAAMDTQLDPLVGRDGEVERVIQILCRRTKNNPVLIGEPGVGKTAIVEGLAQRIADGEVPSFLADKRILALDLSLIVAGTKYRGQFEERLKTIMKELMESQNSIIFIDELHTLVGAGSAEGSLDAANILKPALSRGEIQCIGATTPGEYRKSIEKDRSLERRFQAVKVPPPNESDAVKILNGIKERYEKFHAVTYTDDAINFSVSHSSRYIPDRFLPDKAIDLIDEAGARVKLRQTSLPEELTEVQKRIKFIVHRMENAIANHEFEKARFYSDEERKERENLRALREKYHLDESSTGVVGREDIEDVVSRWTGVPITSIKEEETQKLLRIEEELHKRIISQDKAISALARAIRRSRAGLKSPNRPIGSFLFLGPTGVGKTEVARTLAQFMFGSDKALVRFDMSEFMEKHSVSKLIGSPPGYVGYEEGGQLTERVKRAPYSVVLLDEIEKAHPDVFNILLQVFEDGQLTDGLGNTVDFKNVILIMTSNIGARFLMKREGLGFQSSSEGMVSEKVEDLVKNEVKRTFNPEFLNRVDEIILFMALGENDLIQILELMVNQLNQNLAQRSITVTVADEAKKWILNQTLTDRNYGARPLRRALQKYIEDPLSEALIQGTITTRPAFIEVFLEDNKLYYRPVDAEKAEGVLLYES from the coding sequence ATGTTTGAACGCTACACGGAGAAAGCCAGGCGCGTCATCTTTTTTGCGCGGTACGAGGCCAGCCAGTTCGGATCTCCCTACATCGAGACCGAACACCTGCTGCTCGGACTGCTGAGGGAAGATAAGGCCCTGACCAACCGCTTCCTGCGCTCACACGCGTCCGTGGAATCGATCCGCAAGCAGATTGAGGGTCACACCACGATTCGCGAGAAGGTTTCGACCTCAGTCGACCTTCCTTTAAGTAATGAGTGCAAGCGCGTGCTCGCCTATGCCGCGGAAGAAGCGGAACGGCTGTCGCATAAACACATTGGAACCGAGCACCTGTTGCTCGGGCTGCTGCGCGAAGAAAAATGCTTTGCCGCAGAGATACTGCATGAGCGTGGACTTCGTCTGTCGACGATCCGCGAGGAACTGGCCCGTACCAGCCAGGAAAAAGCGCAGCCGCAACGTGGGCAGCGCGAGTCTTCTTTATTGAGCGAGTTCTCGCGCGACCTGACCCAGGCCGCGATGGATACACAACTCGATCCGCTGGTCGGTCGCGATGGCGAAGTTGAGCGCGTGATCCAGATTTTGTGCCGCCGCACCAAGAACAATCCGGTCTTGATTGGCGAACCGGGCGTTGGCAAGACGGCCATCGTCGAAGGCTTGGCGCAGCGGATCGCGGACGGCGAAGTTCCTTCGTTCCTCGCCGACAAGCGCATCCTTGCTCTAGACCTGTCGCTAATTGTTGCCGGGACCAAGTATCGCGGACAATTTGAAGAGCGCCTCAAAACCATCATGAAGGAACTGATGGAGTCGCAGAATTCCATCATCTTTATCGATGAGTTGCACACATTGGTTGGCGCCGGATCGGCGGAAGGTTCGCTCGATGCCGCCAACATTCTGAAGCCGGCTCTGTCGCGCGGCGAAATTCAATGCATCGGCGCCACGACTCCGGGCGAGTATCGCAAGTCGATCGAGAAAGATCGTTCACTCGAGCGTCGTTTCCAGGCAGTGAAGGTTCCGCCGCCGAACGAATCCGATGCGGTCAAAATTTTGAACGGCATCAAAGAGCGCTACGAGAAGTTTCACGCCGTCACCTATACCGACGACGCGATCAATTTCTCCGTATCGCACTCCAGCCGTTATATTCCGGACCGTTTCCTGCCGGACAAGGCGATTGATTTGATCGACGAAGCGGGAGCGCGCGTGAAACTGCGCCAGACTTCGTTGCCCGAAGAGTTGACGGAAGTCCAGAAACGTATCAAGTTCATCGTCCATCGTATGGAGAATGCCATCGCGAACCACGAGTTCGAGAAGGCCCGCTTCTACTCGGACGAAGAACGCAAGGAGCGCGAAAACCTGCGCGCCCTTCGCGAAAAATACCACCTCGATGAATCCTCCACTGGCGTAGTCGGTCGGGAGGACATCGAGGACGTGGTATCGCGCTGGACCGGCGTTCCGATCACCTCGATTAAAGAAGAAGAAACGCAAAAACTACTGCGCATCGAAGAAGAACTGCACAAGCGGATCATCTCGCAGGACAAAGCGATCAGCGCTTTGGCCCGCGCCATTCGCCGCAGCCGCGCAGGCTTGAAGAGCCCGAATCGCCCGATCGGATCGTTCCTGTTTCTAGGACCGACCGGCGTCGGTAAGACGGAAGTTGCCCGCACGCTGGCGCAGTTCATGTTCGGCAGCGACAAGGCTCTCGTCCGCTTCGACATGTCGGAATTCATGGAGAAGCATTCGGTCTCGAAGCTGATCGGATCGCCTCCGGGATATGTCGGCTACGAAGAAGGCGGACAGCTCACAGAACGTGTAAAGCGTGCTCCGTACTCCGTCGTGTTGCTCGACGAAATCGAAAAGGCGCATCCGGATGTGTTTAACATCCTGTTGCAGGTGTTTGAAGACGGCCAGTTAACCGACGGCCTCGGCAACACGGTCGATTTCAAGAACGTCATCCTGATCATGACGTCGAACATCGGCGCGCGTTTCCTGATGAAACGCGAAGGCCTGGGCTTCCAGTCTTCGAGCGAAGGCATGGTCTCCGAAAAGGTCGAAGACCTGGTGAAGAACGAGGTCAAGCGCACCTTCAACCCCGAGTTCCTGAACCGCGTGGATGAAATCATCCTGTTCATGGCGCTCGGCGAAAACGACCTGATCCAGATTCTGGAACTGATGGTCAACCAGCTCAACCAGAACCTTGCGCAGCGCTCGATCACCGTGACGGTGGCCGACGAAGCCAAGAAATGGATTCTCAACCAGACGCTCACCGACCGCAATTACGGAGCTCGTCCGCTGCGTCGCGCGTTGCAGAAGTACATCGAAGACCCGCTTTCGGAAGCGCTGATCCAGGGTACGATCACAACCCGGCCGGCGTTCATCGAAGTGTTCCTCGAGGACAACAAACTGTACTACCGTCCCGTGGACGCAGAAAAAGCGGAAGGTGTGCTGCTGTACGAGAGCTAG
- a CDS encoding ABC transporter ATP-binding protein, which translates to MHPIEQSPLVRVEGLKKVFRSGEADLVLFENLSFQVNKGEMLAIVGQSGTGKSTLLHIVGALERPSAGAVYCAHSQVNSLSEDGAAEFRNREIGFVWQFHYLLPEFTALENVAMPLLTRGQTLPAASLEASNWLRQVGLEARGHHRSGELSGGEQQRLALARALITKPQLLLADEPTGDLDGRTAEVVFELIARLHREHQLTSLIATHNLDFARRCHRVLRLDRGKIEEVAPESLPA; encoded by the coding sequence TTGCATCCAATAGAGCAAAGCCCGCTGGTGCGGGTGGAAGGTTTGAAAAAGGTCTTTCGCTCAGGCGAAGCGGATCTGGTGCTCTTTGAGAATCTGTCTTTCCAGGTAAACAAAGGAGAGATGCTGGCGATCGTGGGGCAATCGGGTACCGGTAAGAGTACCTTGTTGCACATCGTCGGAGCGCTTGAACGTCCCTCTGCGGGTGCCGTATACTGCGCGCACTCTCAGGTGAATTCGCTCTCCGAAGACGGCGCTGCTGAATTTCGTAACCGTGAAATCGGCTTTGTATGGCAGTTTCACTACCTGCTGCCCGAATTTACCGCGCTTGAAAATGTGGCCATGCCACTGCTCACGCGGGGGCAGACTCTGCCGGCCGCTTCGCTCGAAGCATCCAACTGGTTGCGCCAGGTCGGACTGGAAGCCCGCGGCCATCATCGTTCGGGCGAACTTTCCGGAGGCGAGCAGCAGCGACTAGCTCTGGCTCGCGCGCTCATCACCAAGCCGCAACTCCTGCTCGCCGATGAACCGACTGGCGATCTCGATGGACGCACTGCGGAAGTGGTTTTTGAATTGATTGCGCGTTTGCATCGCGAGCATCAGCTGACTTCATTGATCGCGACGCACAACCTGGATTTTGCACGACGGTGCCATAGAGTGCTACGGCTGGATCGAGGCAAAATAGAGGAAGTAGCGCCGGAGTCGCTTCCGGCGTGA
- a CDS encoding radical SAM protein, which yields MINSTPAHPKGTRARVLLTSVFGPYAQDDEFGSRAINPMELYHNQVTRAQGGFSLRMFHRSWGIMMIQQNISAPCTVLDFPEREDFARELLDNNYDVVGISSIIVNLGKVREMCRMVRELSPHSQIVIGGHVAAVPGLEGMIDADHIVRGEGISWMRRYLGEDDHAPVRHPEIVSGMDTRILGIKLPESKGGTAATIIPSVGCPMGCNFCTTSAFFGGKGNFINFYETGDQLYEVMCQAEASLGVQTFFVMDENFLLHRERALQLLQRMKEGNKVWGMAVFASANAIRKYKMEELVELGVSWIWMGLESPRSKYVKLDGTDSHQLTRELRQHGIRVQGSTIVGLEHHTPENILEEIEYAVAHQTDFHQFMLYTPVPGTPLYKEMSEQGRMLEGIDFADIHGQHKFNFRHAAISRDDSKRYLDWAFQRDFERNGPSLARMCQTMLQGWQRYRDYPDARVRERFARDNAKLRTVYSAALWTAEHYFRKVNREASEQIRALRRELAKEFGMVSRVSAWVGGPALLWTTRREDRRLAAGKTYEPPTFVERRNWTPAATTVLPSAQAAFNNLQVRPQE from the coding sequence ATGATCAACTCAACACCAGCCCATCCCAAAGGCACCCGTGCGCGCGTACTTCTGACCTCTGTATTCGGCCCCTACGCGCAGGACGACGAATTTGGGAGCCGCGCGATTAATCCAATGGAGCTTTACCACAACCAGGTCACGCGTGCGCAGGGCGGGTTCTCGCTGCGTATGTTTCACCGGTCGTGGGGGATCATGATGATCCAGCAGAATATTTCGGCGCCCTGTACCGTCCTCGATTTTCCGGAGCGAGAAGATTTTGCCCGCGAACTTCTAGACAACAACTATGACGTTGTTGGAATTTCCTCGATCATCGTGAATCTCGGAAAGGTTCGCGAGATGTGCCGCATGGTGCGGGAGTTGTCACCCCATTCCCAGATTGTGATCGGCGGCCACGTGGCTGCGGTCCCCGGGCTCGAAGGCATGATCGATGCTGACCACATCGTGCGCGGCGAAGGTATCTCCTGGATGCGTCGCTACCTCGGCGAAGATGACCACGCACCGGTTCGGCATCCTGAAATTGTTTCCGGCATGGACACGCGCATCCTGGGCATCAAGCTTCCTGAGAGTAAAGGAGGCACCGCTGCCACGATCATTCCGTCGGTGGGCTGTCCGATGGGCTGTAACTTCTGTACGACTTCGGCTTTTTTTGGCGGCAAGGGAAACTTCATCAACTTTTACGAGACTGGCGACCAGCTCTACGAAGTCATGTGCCAGGCAGAGGCCTCGCTCGGGGTCCAGACATTTTTTGTGATGGATGAGAATTTTCTGCTCCATCGCGAGCGTGCGCTGCAATTGCTGCAGCGAATGAAAGAAGGGAACAAAGTCTGGGGTATGGCGGTCTTCGCTTCGGCGAACGCGATCCGCAAATACAAGATGGAAGAACTGGTGGAACTCGGTGTCTCGTGGATATGGATGGGCCTCGAGTCACCTCGATCGAAATATGTAAAACTCGATGGCACGGACTCTCATCAACTGACGCGGGAATTGCGGCAACATGGGATTCGCGTCCAGGGCTCGACCATCGTTGGCCTCGAACATCACACGCCAGAGAACATCCTCGAAGAAATCGAATACGCGGTGGCGCATCAAACCGACTTCCATCAGTTCATGCTCTACACTCCGGTGCCGGGAACGCCGCTGTACAAGGAAATGTCGGAGCAGGGGAGGATGCTGGAAGGAATCGATTTCGCCGACATTCACGGACAGCATAAATTCAATTTTCGGCACGCCGCAATTTCGCGCGACGATTCCAAGCGTTATCTCGACTGGGCGTTCCAGCGCGACTTCGAACGCAACGGTCCCAGCCTGGCTCGCATGTGTCAGACCATGCTGCAGGGGTGGCAACGGTATCGGGATTATCCTGACGCGCGCGTGCGGGAACGCTTTGCGCGCGACAATGCAAAACTCCGCACCGTTTACAGCGCCGCGCTCTGGACTGCGGAACACTACTTCCGCAAAGTGAACCGCGAGGCGAGCGAACAGATTCGCGCATTGCGGCGTGAACTGGCGAAGGAGTTCGGCATGGTGTCTCGGGTCTCCGCATGGGTGGGAGGTCCAGCACTGCTCTGGACGACCCGCCGAGAAGACCGTCGGCTGGCTGCCGGCAAGACCTACGAACCCCCAACCTTCGTGGAACGCAGGAATTGGACACCCGCGGCGACGACAGTTCTGCCCTCAGCACAGGCGGCTTTCAACAATCTGCAGGTGCGACCGCAGGAATAA
- a CDS encoding S8 family serine peptidase: MTLRRRIPAVILVVLAIAGVTAVFVTTLSTTSSAASNPKIAARLLKETAHGNGTEALVVLSEQANLKAAATLPTKEAKGRFVVNTLREVASRTQAPIIAMLEKRGIPYQSFWAVNMIQVSGNRALLDELASRTDVKQIDANPHVRTSLPVPTTFDAPDQASGIEWNVTKVKAPKVWALGFKGEGRVVAGADTGVQWDHPSLKGHYRGWNGTKVNHDFNWHDATSQHLATPTDPFGHGTFTVSQMVGDDGAGNQIGVAPGAKWIACRNMDASGTGSPTTYTECFQFLMAPYPVGGNPNQGDPTKAPDSINNSWTCPASEGCSANTLLQIVDNVRAAGIFPAMAAGNSGSSCSSITDPPAIYDSSVSVGATDSTNHIASFSSRGPITADGSNRRKPDISAPGVNIRGAVPTNAYQSGWSGTSMATPHIAGAIALLWQAKPALKGNVDATETLLEKKAMHLKTTETCGGTQGKVPNNVFGYGLLNIYKAVIAP, from the coding sequence ATGACCCTTCGCAGGCGTATTCCCGCAGTCATTCTTGTCGTGCTGGCAATTGCCGGTGTGACCGCAGTCTTCGTGACCACGTTGTCAACGACCTCCAGCGCCGCGTCCAATCCTAAGATTGCGGCTCGCCTGCTGAAAGAAACGGCGCACGGAAACGGAACCGAAGCACTCGTTGTTCTGTCCGAACAAGCGAACCTGAAAGCGGCCGCTACCTTGCCGACCAAGGAAGCAAAAGGGCGTTTCGTTGTGAACACGCTGCGCGAAGTTGCCAGCCGCACACAGGCGCCGATCATCGCGATGCTCGAAAAGCGTGGCATTCCGTATCAGTCATTTTGGGCCGTCAACATGATCCAGGTGAGCGGCAATCGTGCGCTGCTGGATGAACTCGCCAGCCGCACCGACGTGAAACAGATCGATGCGAATCCTCATGTACGAACCAGTCTTCCGGTTCCAACCACGTTCGACGCTCCCGATCAGGCCAGCGGAATTGAGTGGAACGTGACCAAGGTGAAAGCGCCGAAGGTTTGGGCGCTGGGCTTCAAGGGCGAAGGAAGAGTCGTTGCCGGAGCAGATACGGGCGTGCAATGGGATCATCCCTCACTCAAGGGCCACTACCGCGGGTGGAACGGGACGAAGGTCAATCACGACTTCAACTGGCATGACGCAACCTCGCAGCATCTGGCGACGCCCACCGATCCATTTGGACACGGCACCTTTACGGTTAGCCAGATGGTCGGCGACGACGGCGCGGGCAACCAGATCGGCGTCGCTCCCGGCGCGAAGTGGATCGCCTGCCGCAATATGGACGCGAGCGGCACTGGATCGCCGACAACATACACGGAGTGCTTCCAGTTCCTGATGGCGCCTTACCCGGTTGGTGGAAACCCTAATCAGGGTGATCCGACCAAGGCACCCGATTCGATCAACAATTCCTGGACCTGTCCGGCGAGTGAAGGCTGCTCCGCTAACACGCTTCTCCAGATCGTGGACAACGTGCGCGCCGCCGGAATCTTCCCCGCGATGGCAGCGGGCAATTCTGGATCATCCTGCTCCAGCATCACCGATCCGCCAGCGATCTATGACAGCTCGGTGAGTGTGGGTGCAACCGACTCTACGAACCACATTGCCAGTTTCAGCAGCCGCGGCCCGATCACGGCCGATGGCAGCAATCGCCGCAAGCCCGATATTTCGGCTCCCGGCGTTAACATTCGCGGCGCAGTACCCACCAATGCATATCAATCCGGTTGGTCGGGAACGTCCATGGCCACTCCGCACATCGCGGGCGCGATCGCGCTGCTCTGGCAGGCAAAGCCAGCCTTGAAAGGCAACGTGGATGCCACCGAGACTCTTCTAGAAAAGAAGGCAATGCACCTGAAGACCACGGAAACCTGCGGCGGAACACAAGGCAAGGTTCCGAACAACGTCTTCGGATACGGGCTGTTGAATATCTATAAGGCGGTGATTGCACCGTAG
- a CDS encoding ABC transporter permease, whose product MRFELFIATRYLRAKRRQAFIGVITGISIAGVAAGVASLIVALAINNGFRQDLQQRLLGSTAHVSLLRVQSDGIQDWRPLLEKLSKQPHVVAVAPAIYEQVLISRGPRARGAVVKGLLPSYESKVSDLLKTVTLGSAVPLEADPALPGLRPGMEGSETRPHADQSAGGTSPDDLAGVHERVAAMPPIILGKEMAEQIGASVGSVVLVTSPQGELTPFGMVPKYLRFKVVGIFNSGFFDYDSSWAFTRLSDAQQLFGLGDLISVIEFKLDDIYAANDVARQLEEAAGHGFMATSWMEQNKALFRALRLERVVTFITIGLIVFVAALNILISLTMMVMEKTKDIAVLIALGTKKSQIRRVFIAQGVLIGVIGTAAGLVLGYAISWAGGHYHFISLSPEVYSIDYVPFVPRIMDGVIVALVSIGISLVATIYPSWSAARILPAEALRYE is encoded by the coding sequence ATGCGCTTTGAACTCTTTATCGCGACGCGTTATCTCCGGGCGAAACGCCGCCAGGCGTTCATCGGCGTGATCACAGGAATTTCTATCGCAGGTGTTGCGGCTGGAGTGGCCTCGCTGATTGTTGCTTTGGCCATCAATAATGGCTTCCGGCAGGACCTACAACAACGATTACTTGGGTCGACGGCGCATGTCAGCCTGTTGCGGGTGCAGAGCGACGGGATTCAGGACTGGCGTCCGTTGCTCGAAAAGTTGTCGAAGCAACCGCACGTGGTGGCAGTGGCTCCGGCGATTTATGAGCAAGTGCTGATCTCGCGCGGGCCGCGGGCGCGGGGAGCGGTTGTGAAGGGGCTGCTGCCGTCGTATGAAAGCAAAGTCAGCGATCTGCTGAAGACGGTGACGCTGGGATCGGCGGTGCCGCTGGAGGCCGATCCAGCGCTGCCGGGTCTTCGACCCGGCATGGAAGGGTCAGAGACCCGTCCCCACGCAGATCAGTCAGCAGGCGGCACATCGCCCGATGACCTGGCCGGCGTGCACGAGCGTGTTGCCGCGATGCCGCCGATTATTCTCGGCAAGGAAATGGCCGAACAGATCGGCGCCAGCGTGGGATCGGTCGTGCTGGTCACGAGTCCGCAGGGAGAACTGACTCCGTTCGGCATGGTGCCGAAGTATTTGAGATTCAAAGTTGTTGGGATATTTAACTCGGGATTCTTCGACTACGACTCTTCGTGGGCGTTCACACGTCTTTCGGATGCGCAACAGCTGTTCGGACTCGGCGATTTGATTTCGGTGATCGAATTCAAGCTTGACGATATCTATGCCGCCAACGATGTTGCCCGTCAGCTCGAAGAGGCGGCTGGACACGGCTTCATGGCGACCAGTTGGATGGAGCAGAACAAGGCTCTGTTTCGCGCGCTACGCCTGGAGCGGGTCGTGACGTTCATCACGATCGGGCTGATTGTGTTCGTGGCGGCGCTGAATATCCTCATCTCGCTGACCATGATGGTGATGGAAAAAACAAAAGATATCGCCGTGCTGATCGCGCTGGGGACGAAGAAGTCTCAGATTCGGCGGGTGTTTATCGCGCAGGGAGTTTTGATCGGCGTGATTGGAACCGCCGCTGGCCTGGTGCTGGGATACGCGATCTCTTGGGCGGGCGGTCACTACCATTTCATTTCACTCTCGCCGGAAGTCTATTCCATCGACTACGTTCCCTTCGTGCCCCGGATTATGGACGGTGTAATCGTTGCGCTGGTGTCGATCGGAATCTCGTTGGTTGCGACGATCTATCCGTCATGGTCGGCGGCTCGGATTCTGCCGGCTGAAGCCTTGCGCTACGAATAG
- a CDS encoding isoprenylcysteine carboxylmethyltransferase family protein, with product MRGGLNIIGWLACVVYSTIPAFWLTIHPFADRWRSQRRSPYRILVPVWVLMWIVVAIATSQWRHVALYRGVWNWLPAAVFFATGLYLYFRSSKNFSAKQLGGLPEIHAGNRDQRLVTGGIRARVRHPLYLAHFCEMLAWSMGTGLVVCWGLTVFAIVTGAVMIRMEDAELDKRFGEEYRAYRRSVPAFIPRIL from the coding sequence ATGCGCGGGGGACTGAACATCATTGGTTGGCTGGCCTGCGTGGTGTATTCGACGATCCCAGCTTTCTGGCTGACGATTCACCCATTCGCGGATCGCTGGCGATCGCAGCGGCGATCTCCGTATCGCATACTCGTACCTGTTTGGGTTTTGATGTGGATCGTCGTGGCCATCGCCACATCTCAGTGGCGGCATGTGGCACTCTATCGAGGAGTCTGGAACTGGCTTCCTGCCGCAGTGTTCTTTGCCACCGGCCTGTATCTCTATTTTCGATCCAGTAAGAACTTCAGCGCCAAGCAACTCGGCGGCCTGCCGGAGATTCACGCCGGGAACCGCGATCAGCGACTCGTTACGGGAGGCATTCGTGCTCGCGTGCGGCATCCTTTGTACCTGGCGCATTTCTGCGAGATGCTGGCGTGGAGCATGGGGACGGGCCTCGTCGTCTGTTGGGGTCTTACGGTCTTTGCGATCGTGACCGGCGCGGTGATGATTCGGATGGAGGATGCGGAGTTGGATAAGCGGTTTGGCGAAGAGTATCGCGCGTATCGTCGTTCTGTTCCTGCGTTCATCCCGCGAATCCTGTAG